The genomic interval CTAATCACCAGGTATTGTGCAGAACTCAAGGGTGAAAGAGGAGCTTGCATGCGCatgattaaacaactcaaacaaCTCCTGGATTCCGAAGGCCCATCTGAAGCTTATAAAACAAAGTTAATAACAGTAGTCGACTTTATTAACGTTTTTAGGATGTCTGATCCGATTTGGGAAAGTTAAATAGCCACTAACGTCATCTGACTAGCGAAAGATGATGAGAAATGACGCTGACGTGACAGAAAATTGTAAACCCTGAAACAGAATTAGGAGAAATTTGAAACTAATAATTGGACGCCCTATAATTATAATAACCTGTAATGTGTTCCATCCCAACAGAGCGGCACTGGACAGCGCAGCCAGAACGCCTCCATTCAACAGAAGTCCCAGATCAACAAGTCTGCCTACAACAACTACAACTGGGGGGCAAACTAACATCCCACCTAGAGCCTTTGAGGTGTCCACGAGCAGGAAGAGGGTCATCCCTTTTTCCACCATCAGTCTCCACATGTAAAGCCCCTCCTCCTCTACTACAGACGTCTCTTACCCCAGCACTCCTGAAGTCTGAGGAGGTGCTGAGCTGAGAGAACGTGCAGCGCTGCGTCGCTGCAGTGCGTGGCAGCACGTAGGCGGGAGGGGGTTAGAGTTAAACTGCTATCAAAATCCACCATCAGGAACTGACATATAGAGTGTTGGGAATTTGTATTGTGTTAACCAGCCCTGTCCCGCCCACTTgtttctcgtgtgtgtgtgtgtaacatagAACTCAAAGAATGAACTTCTCTTCTGCCGTCTTTATTTCCCTCTTTGTCTTTTCCACTCCTTTCTTGCTGAATGGGAGGAATGACGTAGTATCTGATGTTGGGCGACTGGTTTTCTAttctccccccaccccccaccactCCTTACATTTTAGGTGAAAACTTTGCccgacacaaaaaaaaacttgctgtgCGACGTCCTttgctttttcaaattttatgttgttttaagtTCAAAGAAGCGATTCTCTGAATTGGTAGAGTTGTgaagtttattttttaccaaatatagatatattataTAAAGACATATAAGCAAGTTCCCTGGCTTGGACTGTGTGGAGAGTGTTTGTCCGTCACGTGACAGCGTGCATGTTTGTACACACGGGGGGCTATGGTTGGTTGTGTACTGGTCCCTTCCCAGTTATCCAGCACTTGTATAGTAACCGTTCCCCATAAATTCCAGATGTGATGCGTATGTTCTCACCTGTTGTGAATGAGACCATTACTCGTACTCGCCCCACCTGCCTTCTCGTGTTTTTATTTCCACCCCCCCACTCCATGGCCCTCCCCCACCCTTCCCGCTGCACCTCCTCCCCCGACAATGCCGACATTGTAAGGAAACCTGCAGCGTTGAATACTGATGGACAGAAATgtacaatgggattttttttttctcctttttttgttttgttttctctcgtcagtgatttatttctttttgtactgtgcgttttaaaaactttaaatggATAAATTGTCTtgtacatataaaaaaaaacacaagtactGTAGTCCCTGTTTGTTCCATGgctttctctctttctccttCTTGAATCCTTGCAGCAcattttgttagattttttttttttttggtttcatatattttttttattttgtaaaaataaatattaagtaaataaaagacattttcatcatttttggaTGTGaatgtctttttaaaaatgtcactgTTTGTACATACAGCAGCCTTTTTTTCCTTTAGATGCCACGAAAATCATCAAGAAAACTTTCTTATTACAATGGGAAAAGTTCCTGTATTTTAAGTTTAGACTTAAGTTATAACTTGTATAGATCtaaataaattgaattaataAAAGTTACTTATGTGCCTTTCATGTATTTTCTTACTGATTTAGATAATTTTGTATTCAAGCAGAATGTttcttgttttgatttttttaaagttgttttttttcccctttaaactTAGTTTGTTAGATGGCACAAATATAAACCGTAGTCTAATATTAACCCATATTCTAATCCTTGAGGTAAAGATTGTGGATTCTCAAAGCACTTAACAAATAAAGGATGGAAATGTAACACTGGAGCCTGATCAGTGGTCAAGGAGTTATCTGACACTACAAGTATTCTGTTTTTCCATTGTGCAGTATCATAAAGTAAAACAATTTAATGAATTGCAGGATAACTGTTCACTAGATTGTGCAAAAATGTGCATTTGAGTGCAATATAGTTTTACTAAACAGTCAATGTAACCTGGGTTgaaaatagaagaagaaaaaaaatacacctaaATGCGTTACTTTGACTAAATTGTCAAGACTTGGACAAGGATCGATCAAAAAACATGCTTCATACCAAGTATTTTGAGGGTTTAGTTGGTCTTTAATAATTTTAGATTTTCCGATATTTTAGTACATCTATAAATTTCTGTGAGATTCTTTGAatttagaatatatatatatatatatattgttaatcTCAAAGATTTGctcatttgaaacatttttcattCCGAGTAGAGTAATCGGCCCCAGTTTTTCCAGATGCGCATTGTTTACAATCATTACGGTAACGTAGTGACGTATGACATGTTCCATCAACACACGTTCGAAACGCTTTACGgcctttgatgtatttttactgctTCTTTCAGTTTGTAAATTTGACTTTGTTCAGTGAGTCGCAATGagtgtgtttgatgtgtttcGCGGCTTCTTTAGCTTTTCTTCGGGTCGTAATAATAACCGAAGGTGAGTGTTATTGAACCAACTGACAACACAGACACGTCTGTAACTGCTCGGTTCTGAAAGGCTTGTTTACATAATGATAAGTTGTATGTTTCAGGACTGTTTTGTGTCGGCAGTCTCTAATTTTATTTGATGTACTTTTCAGAAAAGAAGAGGTTTGAGttatttaatactttttttagCACTAAATTAATCAAAGGTAAACTGGCTCAAGTTCACTAAATCGTTGGGTTTGCTCAAGGTTCTGTtcgttatttttagttaatttaaGGCCGTGGCTTTTGATACGGAAACATGacaaagttccgtcagttttattttagctcatatttgtTTGTAGCTACcccctaacccttttattttaaccctaacttaggaaataccctaaaatatttatttatatatatatatatgtattattaatcctaacccaggaaataccctaaaatgtttattttttttttttcatatatgtaatattaaccctaacccaggaaataccctaaaatttctgtatcaatagacacttccttAATTTAAGCACTAATTGTTTATTCATGGTGCTATTTGTTGTTTGCTatgtttgtaaatttgtattttggTATATGTTGacagtgattttgtgttttttaaaataatttgtaaaactgtaaagtgaAATTAAGAgtttatgttgtttattattataatgagaAACTAGTTCATTAAAATGGATGGGGGGTGGGAGTAAATTagtatttactttgtttttctttttctcttcatttcttATGACATTCTGTATacatatttgaattttttttttttttttttttttaaatcaagtcaAGCACGATTTTTCagtgtataatttttttttaaccttttgttTATCATATATTTATACTGGTCTGTAAACCTCAGCAACTTCAGTAGTCTATGATGAAATctacaaaatgttttagtatgAATTCATCCGGATGCTTAAATCAAACTCAGACCAGTTCCTAATGCTGAAAACACCAATTAATGATGTTAATTAATCCTTTTCCCACATTTAAAGCCAATTCATACTTTAATAAACATAGTGCTGATGCTTGTAGTGccatagattattattatttatttttttactctggTTGTCAACTTGTGATTTAAATAATTACTCTCCTCCATCAGGGATCCTTTTTTTGATTCAATGACTCATGACGAAGATGAGGACGATGAAGACGATGGTTTCCACTGCAATGGGTACCTAGGAGTCGGAGAAGATTCCTTGAAGTTCGGCTTCAGCCTTGGATCTGGTGGAGTCCAGACAGAGTTTGGACAAGTCCTCAGAGAGATGGAGGAGCTCTCCCAGCTGGGACAGCGGGAAGGACACTTAGGTAAGGATAGTCAGTGGATAATGAAGCAGTGGAATACGTTTAGTggtacgcgtgtgtgtgtgtgtgtgtgtgtggtgtcagATCTAATCTGTGCACTcattggctgtgtttgaaatcacgtACGaatgacgtcaaaattagtttgtagcgcgttcacattagaaggtatgaaaagattgagtacgcgagaaatacccggatgtatactatatcgctAATTTTTTGCagccccaaagcaaatccccaaaaattgtaattcaagaagttggaacgAAATTGAAGCCCAACGTAATAcccaaagtacacaaaaatacacttgaaaataaaaaaatacacaaaatgactcatgaaacataaaatgacaacaaacacagacacaacaaccacttacgTAAgcaaaatactacaaaaactcaaaaaaaacaacactttacaGAATAGCTCTAAAGACACACAGATTgttaacaaaataacacaaaatcacaggaaaatacagaaaacaacaacaaaaatacagaaagtgaccccaaaaatgcacaaattgacaacaaaaatgcagaaaattccAGAAAATTCCACCAAGAATGcaaaagataacaaaaacacacataatgaatatgtatgtcccccccccccataaattgttgataatgtggcccttggatcagatacaattaCATTTGTGGCCCCCGGCTTTGATAGAGTTTTCCATCCCTGCTGTGTTGCGACATTTTCTAAGTATGCACGATCGGcgcactagtcatactcaaccaccctaTGATGCATTACGagtggaacgtaaaatcgtcctggaaccggcttcaagctaaaagtcaaacatttttcaaaataaaagcatctcttcttgtcgtctttgttttgaagttaaccagaaatgttgtcagtagcacaatgacacgatgtctctgaaaatctccacaatgtgtttttgtgagttttctattatataatagacagtatatactcattgagtttgtagtgtttCCCACATGACCAATGTCTCACTCTTTTCTCCTTGTGTCTCAGACGTTCCCAGCATCGctccaccatcaccaccagagGAGAGAACAGAAGAAAGACCCAGTATGAACAAACTGAGAGACTTCATGCTGAAAACCCCAAACAGTGACAGCCAGGGACCGCCGAGGGCCCCCCATGGGGACCCCCGAGAGTCACCACAATTCCCAAACTCACCTTTTAAAGGCTTTACGCCCCTTTACAAGGTAAATACGCTGTTCAAACAGTCTTTAAGTTGTCACTCTTCACTAAATAACAGGTTTgttgtcaattacatttttcaatcacaattacgtcttcaatgatccacgttcaattacaactcaattatgattacgttggCTAGCATTTGTTTCCAATTCGAATTAAAattccaattattattttccaccGAAAGTAAATTTCAATTTCGTTCTCAAATACTAGAATTCTATTACAATttttcacaattactgagcctttaataacaATTATCTGACCTCAATCACAATTCAATTGACGATTACAACAGTAACATGTTTCTCCAATTACGgttgcaattataattatgtaataattgtaataaattaccaattacacgattataattataattgaccccaacccttctGAATAAGGTTTAATTTTGTACTCGTGTGTTGTTTTGTCATAGTTTGATGATACGTTGAGGGATGGGCATCAGAGATCTCCACATGAAGAGCTCAAAGAGGACAGAGGTGAGCTGCGTCTGAAGTAACTATAGTTACGTCCACACACAAAAGTTCAGCCTGACTCTCGTTTTAATCCTCTACAGATTTGGACTCATCGGTGCAGTCTGGCAGTCTGGACCAGATCCTGGAGGATTCTGCAATGCAGCCGCGGACCGAGACTAAAGGATTCAGTATGTACTTCATGTACGAATCTGTGACGGAGACGGTCAAACCTGATGGGGTGAGGAAACCTACGTCTGCTACGTGTCAATAGCAGTAGCGTCCCATTTTAATGCTCATAACAGCTGGAATTTAGTCGACTAGcttaacaaacacaaatgaatgGTGATAGTTACAGCATTCTAGTGTTAGATGAGAGAGAGGAAAGCAGtttgctgaaaaaaacaaaacaaacaaaaaacaaaacaacctctccaaaataaaagtacctttttttctaaaattgtcccaatacaacattttcacttccgatacaatgcCAATATTGCATCCTTAAGTAATGGCCGATatcgatacgatacaatatcagcatgactcatacatacttttattgccTATTTTATAGTTTGGAGTGTTGGAAAAGGATGATCAAGTTattttactcaaacagagatcaGTATTCATCAACAGGTATAAGAAAACCACGCccatgtattatttattaaccttaaacataagaatattctgcaattgaatagaaataaatacaaaaaatatttgtgaCGTCCATGAAAGgcaacctcaataaatccaataaaaatagTACATAACATATAATTCAATATTTAAACAACAATATTTAATCAAccttattttttctcttatttgcaTCACATCCAACCCCCGAAACCCACTAAAGTTAAGCCAAAAAGAACCACTTTTTGCTAATGACCCgtgagttgagaacccctgtgctGAACTATAGGAAAATAATTGGAAcaacaaacctccgccaagcgctAAATATCCCCTTTACCAGAtactggcagttatctggatcagtgatcctgatcatttacaatttaaaggaaaaaatgtatatccccattaataacaatacagtagttccaaatgtatgggcactaAATTTTTGGGAGAAATCACAATGAAACGCACAATCTGTATGGAATCAGGATGAAACTCAGTAGGGTAATTGAGGAAGTAACCTAACTTAACTGAGTCAAATTACAAACCAAggtatgattttttaaaatttaaccaatgatgagagatggagattttttttttttattttaaactcatCCAGAATTAGTGTATTGATTCgtatcccctccaaaatgtgaTGTAATCTTCCATGGTCTGAGGTCAATCTTATTCTTTGGTTCAAATTGTGTCAAAATCCGTGAAGTACTTTTACcgtaatcctgcaaacagacggataaaaaataaataaatagtgaaaatatgaGCTCCTTGACGTAGGTAATAACTTTTCTACCCTGTGTGTGTCAGTCCGTCGAGGAGAGACGCAGAGTCGTAGACAGTGAAGGCAATAACAGGACTGAAGTGACTCGCTCTGGAGCTCCTGGAGTCCTGGAGGATCCACAAACCTCCCCTACACGTCCAGgtcacttttttatttctgtcacatgaagagaaaaaaaaaaatcacacgttTGAACTAAAATGTATGTGTTCTTCCAGGTGGTGTACACTCCTCCTCTGACTTGAGAGAcgatgcatttttgttgtccatgtTATTCAAGGGCTTCAAGTGACACTGGAAGAAagtgttttctttaatttaatcagaaataaaaaaaaaaaaaacgagagtcttcagtcatttatttttatagatttGTCGGCCTGTTGCTGATCCTGTGTGTGAATaaagagtttaaaaatgtatcaaactgctgctcttgtttttttaagaagaaGAAGGCCTCAGTAATCACATCCTCAGTTCTTTACACTCATTTATCCAATTTTGATTTTTACTCAATAATTCTACAGGCATCTGATCTGCAGTTATTTACTGAAGGCCTAAACACGTTCCAGCCCCAAAccctgacaaacttttttccaattttgagcaGCTGGCATGTCCAgcagatagaatgtatagcagatctttttctaCATTATGAGAGCGTAGGTTGAGCTGTATTACTTTACCAAATTtgagtttcctatgtgatgttgttcctgagatattggaagctgaaaatggaggAAAAAGTGCAAATCGACTCATACCCCCCCTCATTAAATTGTTCATATcttaaaaagtattcatccgatcaaacttAAAAAtcacagtgtgcctattgaataatcacagtatgaacaaatatctgaattttttgagaccgaagtgcgtgggatgtcctgaaatgACCCCCCCCTTCTGATCctacctgcacacacacactccacggCTGTACCATAAAGTGTGACGTGTCCTGTAGCTCCAGGAGGAAAGGGCAAAGCGTGCTCAGACTGTGCAGCAGCTCAGTCCCACGTCGAGCAAGAGGAAAACTTGTGATGGAGAAGCTGCTGAG from Gouania willdenowi chromosome 11, fGouWil2.1, whole genome shotgun sequence carries:
- the hax1 gene encoding HCLS1-associated protein X-1 yields the protein MSVFDVFRGFFSFSSGRNNNRRDPFFDSMTHDEDEDDEDDGFHCNGYLGVGEDSLKFGFSLGSGGVQTEFGQVLREMEELSQLGQREGHLDVPSIAPPSPPEERTEERPSMNKLRDFMLKTPNSDSQGPPRAPHGDPRESPQFPNSPFKGFTPLYKFDDTLRDGHQRSPHEELKEDRDLDSSVQSGSLDQILEDSAMQPRTETKGFSMYFMYESVTETVKPDGSVEERRRVVDSEGNNRTEVTRSGAPGVLEDPQTSPTRPGGVHSSSDLRDDAFLLSMLFKGFK